Genomic window (Xenopus laevis strain J_2021 chromosome 3S, Xenopus_laevis_v10.1, whole genome shotgun sequence):
TCTCTAGCAACACTGAAGTTACATTCTATGGCTTTTTGCTCTGTGTTTATGCTAGTATGTACAATAACATGAGGAGGGTGTTTACCTTTATAGGAGTACTGATACTCTTTGCTGAGAGTGTCCAAGCACATGTCTTCCCCAGCTGGGAACCTGTCACAGTCTAAGCTTTCAGGCCAGGAGTGCCCATGACATGCCAGAACTGGAGCACAACTGTCTCTTACAGCTACACACATACTACGGCAGGGCTGGATGAACCTGTGGGAAATAAACATTTGGCGTGTTATTAATAATCCTTTTAGGAATACATTGTAGCCCCATGTCCCATACAGCTGAGCCCTGTCACACACTTCCTCAGGGCTGTTCAATGTAGTCACTTGCTGGGCTGTTTAGGTGCCAAAGAAGTAGTCACATCAGTTACCTATGTGTGGCCACTGACAAGACTAACAGGAGCCATTGCTGTTGCTAATATGGGTTTGGGAAGTTCTCAGTCAGggtcatttaaaaacactgggtaaatttgcccatgggcagtaacccatggcaaccaatcaaattgctgcaatcattgttctacttgcagctagcttaaaaaagctaatcactgattggttgctataggtaactgcccatgggcaaatttgccccagtgttgataaatgagccccacagtaaGTGTAGCTGGTACCCCACACGTTGCAACACTTATTCACAGAGCCCATGTCTCCTACTCCCACCCCGGCAGTATCACTAGGCCTGACCACAATTGACCCCTCAGTGCAGACTAGAGAGTACTTGGTACTTACGTGTCCAGGCAGACTGGGGCGAACAGGGAGCACAGGAAGGTCCTGGCATAGGGGTGGCAGCCGGTTTGTAGGAGGTTCTGCCACTCTGCTGACTTGGGCACGACTTCTGCCATGTTAGTGTGTCCCATCAGGTTTGGCAGCCGCATCTCCGAGTAGCCGACGTCATTGCACATGGCCATCTCTGTGGGAATGGTGACGCACTTGGTGGATAATCCTATGTCAAAGGCGGCGGTGCAGGCCAGCATGGAGGCGCAGAGGAGCAGGAAGACTCCGGACATGTTCGCAGTTGAGTGAAGTGCTGAGCTACTGCCTGGGTTGCCGGGTAGCGCCTTATATACAGGAGGCCCCTCATTATCTGTCGCTTATCAGCGGAGAGACAGGCCGGGCTCAGCTCACTGCCCATTCAGGCGATTGTTGTGATAAGTGAAGAGGTGGAGACACAGGCACGGCAGACTCTCCTTGAAAGGTGCATTTGCATAGGAGATTTCATTAGGGACGGCAGGCTGTATGCTGGATGTGGGACACCGTCCTGGTTATTAAAATGGGACAAATTGGAGTTTTGTTATGTAAATAGTTGTAACGGGTGGAGAAATGTACATGGGCAGACTGGCTGTCTCCTGAGTCGATTGGGCAGACTGCATTGTGGTATTGCCACTGCTCATCTGACACAAATATCTGACTGACCGACTGACtggaaatgttttgttattgttaattgCCCCATGTCTCTCCCTTCCCATTTCCCACTGGATCAGCTGCACTTTCTCTTGGTGTCCAGCTATTATCTGGGAATCAGCTCCAAGCAGCAGGTCAATTGTATGTCTGGAGCCTTCCCCAAATAACAGACACATCAACTGGAATTATCCTGCTGCTGCCCATCTGCCTCTCacttaacttaaggtggccatagacgcaaatatccgatcgtacaaattttcggaccgtgtgtggagactcccgacattttttttctggcggagatcggtcgtttggtcgatgagacaggtttgattttgtcccgaccgatcccaccggagcccattgtgctctcgtcataatctgatcgttcggccatagggccgaacattcagattacccccaatatagccatgcccgttagtggcatatcggggaaagatcggccatagcaacatcgccaaacgagcggattttttcgactatggccacctttacacattaCCCATTTATCCAAAAAACGAACCTATTCTCTGGAAAATGTCAGGAGAATGTAGTCAagcaaaaattaattttcaaaactGCTTATTTGGTGTTTATGTTATGGAAAAGGGACTCCAGACACCTGTCACCCCCTGCACAAATTTACATTGTATGATTTTCAGGGCAAGGCCCTATATCCTCACAGCTGCGTTATATCTTAAATGATTTATCACTGTGCATATCAACAATGGAGACAGTGTAAAATATTGGGCACATACTTTTGGTGCTATATCCCTAACGATAGGCatagtgtacacacacacacacccatggCTTTAGGTTGTTGCCTgtttggtattttactggccacTGATGACAAGTAAGAAGATAAAAATATggaaaggccagtattttttccagaaaaggtggaagcCCTAATAAGCCTCAGGGGTGGAGTGAGGTACAACCAAAGTGGCACAGTCACTGCTAGGTGCTAACCAATTTTTACTAAGGAATAGTGGCCTCAAATATACACTTCTACAGGGCCTAAGTGGAAAAAGCTTTTTTGTAgttctgctttcttttttttattaatgccaTACAGCTGGAAGCCTGTATTAATATTATGTGGAGTCTCCAAACAAAAGAGTTCAGTGTGACCACCAACCATTCCAAAAACTCTACTGCCTTTTTTATATGATGCAATTTGGCTTCTGAACATGATATATATAAGCAGCCCTCTGCATGCAAAAGTTGGAAAGTCTAATGACACCTATTGCCATGTATGGTTTCCATATCTACGGAAACAGGACACATGAAAAAACAGCTATGCATGGTATGCTGCATTCTCTGGAGACCCATGTCAACTGTTTTTCATTACATCTCCATCAGAGCTTTGCAAGACATACACATGATATTAGCAAAAATATTGGTGTGTGTGTAGTCCTATACTAAATGAAATCAGATTTCTTCCAGATATTGTTGTTTCAAGTTAAAGGATGTTAAGTGTTGTCTATCAGTAAATATGAGGAGATAGCATGACACACTCTGGCTGAAACTAACAGCTCTGGTACATTAGACACATCAAATGAATGGTAATCTAGCAggtttaatgggaaaaaaatgcttgaTATTGTAATAGGTTTGTCTAAAGATATAGGAGCATATCATTCTTGGTCCCAATTGATGTAAGGGACCTACACTGGTAAGCAGGCATTCTATCCAAAAGTTGCTGCAGGATTTCTTGTTGTGTATGAAGGGAGGCAACTGCCAGATTACTGTTCAGTAATTACTCAGAAATAAACACAGCTGTGTATTAGCCCAAATCACAGAATTTAGTTCAGTAGTATAAATGTGTAACTATATTGCAAGAAATACTATTGcttcaatgtcggactggcccactgggataccaggaaaactcccggtgggcccaggtgtcagtgggcctcttgcttctaaccatttggcctatttcatggtcattccctatttctttatgggaaaaaagaggcttaataatggaagaatagagtatagtaagtagatataaaagactaggagaataaagaggttaagtgaggtgaggaggaataatagtttggaatgtgggcccacagtctatggtttttttagtgggcccctggcatcacaGTGCAACGTTGTATAGATTTATTGCTTAAAAGGTAGAAACTAGAATTGTGTTATAGTTTTAGTACACCT
Coding sequences:
- the szl.S gene encoding sizzled S homeolog precursor (The RefSeq protein has 1 substitution compared to this genomic sequence) encodes the protein MSGVFLLLCASMLACTAAFDIGLSTKCVTIPTEMAMCNDVGYSEMRLPNLMGHTNMAEVVPKSAEWQNLLQTGCHPYARTFLCSLFAPVCLDTFIQPCRSMCVAVRDSCAPVLACHGHSWPESLDCDRFPAGEDMCLDTLSKEYQYSYKELPKPSCQGCPLIEEFFSHKTVLEAFCDNNFAVKVKLAKKKSASGLYEYETEGPVEFIKQGLLLPYDTRTMIEQWLLINENCAQKLIRTRPTVYVIAGEIHHGKVKVNRIFHWQKKDSQLTLATRRWRHHKC
- the szl.S gene encoding sizzled S homeolog isoform X1 produces the protein MSGVFLLLCASMLACTAAFDIGLSTKCVTIPTEMAMCNDVGYSEMRLPNLMGHTNMAEVVPKSAEWQNLLQTGCHPYARTFLCSLFAPVCLDTFIQPCRSMCVAVRDSCAPVLACHGHSWPESLDCDRFPAGEDMCLDTLSKEYQYSYKELPKPSCQGCPLIEEFFSHKTVLEAFCDNNFAVKVKLAKKKSASGLYEYETEGPVEFIKQGLLLPYDTRTMIEQWLLINENCAQKLIRTRPTVYVIAGDIHHGKVKVNRIFHWQKKDSQLTLATRRWRHHKC